From one Lolium rigidum isolate FL_2022 chromosome 4, APGP_CSIRO_Lrig_0.1, whole genome shotgun sequence genomic stretch:
- the LOC124708299 gene encoding histone H2A.2.2-like, protein MDASKGKKFSAKKLGGPRKKSVTRSVKAGLQFPVGRVGRYLKQGRYAKRVGTGAPVYLAAVLEYLAAEVLELAGNAAKDNKKSRIVPRHLLLAIRNDQELGRLLGGVTIAHGGVLPNINPVLLPKKSVEKAEKAAAKSPKKAAKSPKKAAKA, encoded by the exons ATGGACGCCAGCAAGGGGAAGAAGTTCTCGGCGAAGAAGCTCGGCGGGCCGAGGAAGAAGTCGGTGACCCGCTCCGTCAAGGCCgggctccagttccccgtcggccgcGTCGGGCGCTACCTCAAGCAGGGCCGCTACGCCAAGCGCGTCGGCACCGGCGCCCCCGTCTACCTCGCCGCCGTCCTCGAGTACCTCGCAGCGGAG GTTCTGGAGCTGGCAGGCAACGCGGCCaaggacaacaagaagtcccggaTTGTCCCGAGGCACCTGCTGCTGGCCATCCGCAACGACCAGGAGCTCGGAAGGCTGCTCGGCGGCGTCACCATCGCCCACGGAGGTGTGCTCCCCAACATCAACCCGGTGCTTCTCCCCAAGAAGTCCGTCGAGAAGGCCGAGAAGGCCGCTGCTAAGTCGCCCAAGAAGGCGGCCAAGTCCCCCAAGAAGGCTGCCAAGGCGTAG